A single genomic interval of Trichosurus vulpecula isolate mTriVul1 chromosome 6, mTriVul1.pri, whole genome shotgun sequence harbors:
- the LOC118853577 gene encoding olfactory receptor 8K1-like — MEEIINLNETTQSQVTEFILMGITNRPELKGPLFLLFFINYVAIVVGNLGLIIITSVDSHLQSPMYFFLKHLAFVDLGYSTAIGPKMLVGFIEEKNTISTNGCATQLVFFVIFIASELFILSAMAYDRYVAICKPLHYMVIMSDRVCWLLVTISYLYSIVVSLLITIKLFKSSFCKSNVIQHFYCDGLPILSTICSDTSEIEQIIMIFAAFNLVSSLMIILISYVFILVTILRMNSSEGRHKAFSTCGSHLTGVVIFYGTLLFMYLQPQSSHSFDSDKMASVFYTLVIPMINPLIYSLRNKEVKGALRRLLKKIM; from the coding sequence ATGGAAGAAATTATCAACCTGAATGAAACCACACAGAGCCAGGTGACTGAATTCATTCTCATGGGCATCACAAACCGTCCTGAGCTAAAGGGccccctctttcttttgtttttcatcaaCTATGTGGCCATTGTTGTGGGGAACTTGGGATTAATCATCATAACAAGTGTTGATTCCCACTTACAATCTCCCATGTACTTTTTCCTAAAGCATTTGGCATTTGTTGATCTTGGCTATTCCACAGCTATTGGACCAAAAATGCTAGTTGGATTCATAGAGGAGAAAAACACCATTTCTACTAATGGATGTGCAACGCAGCTAGTTTTCTTTGTGATATTTATCGCCAGTGAACTTTTTATCCTGTCAGCCATGGCTTATGACCGCTATGTTGCTATCTGTAAGCCCCTCCATTATATGGTCATTATGTCAGACAGGGTTTGTTGGCTCTTGGTGACTATCTCATATCTCTATAGCATCGTGGTATCACTACTGATAACAATAAAGCTTTTTAAGTCATCTTTCTGTAAATCAAATGTAATACAACACTTCTACTGTGATGGTCTCCCCATATTGTCCACTATATGCTCAGACACGAGTGAGATTGAACAAATCATTATGATCTTTGCTGCATTTAATTTGGTGTCTTCCCTCATGATTATCCTTATCTCCTATGTGTTTATTCTTGTGACCATACTCAGGATGAACTCTTCTGAAGGCAGGCACAAAGCCTTCTCTACCTGTGGCTCTCACCTGACTGGGGTGGTTATATTCTATGGAACACTTCTCTTCATGTACCTGCAGCCCCAATCTAGCCATTCCTTTGACTCAGACAAAATGGCCTCGGTGTTTTACACTCTGGTCATCCCCATGATCAACCCTTTGATTTATAGTTTGAGAAACAAGGAAGTGAAAGGTGCCTTGAGAAGgctccttaaaaaaataatgtaa